A part of Amycolatopsis camponoti genomic DNA contains:
- a CDS encoding ABC transporter permease → MSVLTKLTAAEAKVFLRDPGAPAIVVGIPLALLLVFGLLPGANEPDPKYGGHSALATVIAPMAVTILLAMLALTLFPNTMATYREKGLLKRLSASPVPPSRLLTAQLLVNLAAAVVVVLLVAGVGRLVLGIPLPGNPGGFLLSIVLGALALFSVGLLVAALAPTGRAASGIGSALFFPMLALGGVWVPKEQLPVFLQHVADVLPLGATLNALRATWAGDAPELLQLGAMAAFAVVCTTVAVRVFRWE, encoded by the coding sequence ATGTCCGTCCTGACCAAGCTGACCGCCGCCGAGGCCAAGGTGTTCCTGCGCGACCCGGGTGCCCCGGCCATCGTCGTCGGCATCCCGCTCGCCCTGCTGCTCGTGTTCGGGCTCCTGCCCGGCGCGAACGAGCCCGATCCGAAGTACGGCGGGCACAGCGCACTGGCCACGGTGATCGCGCCGATGGCCGTCACGATCCTGCTGGCCATGCTGGCCTTGACGCTGTTCCCGAACACGATGGCCACCTACCGCGAAAAGGGCCTGCTCAAACGGCTTTCCGCGAGCCCGGTGCCGCCGAGCCGGCTGCTCACCGCGCAGCTGCTGGTGAACCTGGCGGCCGCGGTCGTCGTGGTCCTGCTCGTCGCGGGCGTCGGCCGGCTCGTGCTCGGCATCCCGTTGCCGGGCAACCCGGGCGGTTTCCTGCTCTCGATCGTCCTCGGCGCGCTCGCGCTGTTCTCCGTCGGGCTCCTGGTCGCGGCCCTGGCACCGACCGGTCGCGCGGCGAGCGGCATCGGCAGCGCGCTGTTCTTCCCGATGCTGGCGCTGGGCGGGGTCTGGGTGCCGAAGGAGCAGCTGCCGGTCTTCCTGCAGCACGTCGCCGACGTCCTGCCGCTCGGAGCGACGCTCAACGCGCTGCGCGCCACCTGGGCCGGCGACGCCCCGGAGCTGCTGCAGCTCGGCGCGATGGCGGCTTTCGCCGTCGTCTGCACCACCGTCGCGGTGCGGGTGTTCCGGTGGGAGTGA
- a CDS encoding ABC transporter ATP-binding protein, giving the protein MPVIEVEHLHKRYGDKVAVDDVSFTVERGEIFGILGPNGAGKTTTVECLEGLRTPDGGRLSVLGRDPHRDRAELRQRVGVQLQEGRLQDKLRVGELLDLYAAFYRTPADPDTLLDTLGLTEHRDKAYKKLSGGQQQRLSIALALIGSPELAVLDELTTGLDPQARRDTWDLIETVRAQGVTILLVTHFMAEAERLCDRIAVIDAGRVVAVDTPAGLVARVADEQVVRFRPSAPLDPAALEALPEVRKAERQGDRVVVSGTGNVLHAVTSLLARLGVIAGDLRVEQAGLDDAFVALTGHRPE; this is encoded by the coding sequence ATGCCGGTCATCGAGGTCGAACACCTCCACAAGCGGTACGGGGACAAGGTCGCGGTCGACGACGTGTCGTTCACGGTCGAGCGCGGCGAGATCTTCGGGATCCTGGGCCCGAACGGCGCGGGCAAGACCACGACCGTCGAGTGCCTGGAGGGCCTCCGGACGCCCGACGGCGGCCGGCTTTCGGTGCTGGGTCGCGACCCGCACCGGGACCGGGCCGAGCTGCGCCAGCGCGTCGGCGTGCAGCTCCAGGAGGGGCGGCTGCAGGACAAGCTGCGGGTCGGCGAGCTGCTCGACCTCTACGCCGCCTTCTACCGCACCCCGGCGGACCCGGACACGCTGCTCGACACGCTCGGGCTCACCGAGCACCGCGACAAGGCGTACAAGAAGCTCTCCGGCGGTCAGCAGCAGCGGCTGTCCATCGCCCTCGCGCTGATCGGGAGCCCGGAGCTGGCGGTGCTCGACGAGCTGACCACCGGCCTCGACCCGCAGGCCCGCCGCGACACCTGGGACCTCATCGAAACCGTGCGGGCCCAGGGCGTCACGATCCTGCTGGTCACGCACTTCATGGCCGAAGCCGAGCGCCTCTGCGACCGGATCGCGGTCATCGACGCCGGGCGCGTCGTCGCCGTCGACACGCCGGCCGGGCTGGTCGCGCGGGTGGCCGACGAGCAGGTCGTGCGGTTCCGGCCGTCGGCCCCACTGGACCCCGCCGCGCTCGAGGCGCTGCCGGAGGTCCGGAAGGCCGAGCGCCAGGGCGACCGCGTCGTGGTCAGCGGCACCGGGAACGTGCTCCACGCGGTGACGTCGCTGCTGGCCCGGCTCGGCGTGATCGCCGGGGACCTGCGCGTCGAGCAGGCCGGCCTCGACGACGCCTTCGTCGCGCTCACCGGCCACCGGCCGGAATGA
- a CDS encoding DUF402 domain-containing protein, whose translation MAALHPPKVEVFDPAARANIDPKGIVREVDEYREEPFGLYLARPAPGRAQFHYLESWLVPGLGLRFTDFWFTPGHERDQDFYLDVVRVRRDGPRWVATDLYVDIVLKDKLSLRVIDTDELLEAHAAGLVTAEDAQYALETTYAAVEGLAAHGYDLAAWLSTKDITLTWRRHP comes from the coding sequence ATGGCCGCACTGCACCCGCCGAAGGTCGAGGTCTTCGACCCCGCCGCGCGCGCGAACATCGACCCGAAGGGCATCGTCCGCGAGGTCGACGAGTACCGCGAGGAGCCGTTCGGCCTGTACCTCGCCCGCCCCGCGCCCGGCCGCGCCCAGTTCCACTACCTCGAGTCCTGGCTGGTGCCCGGGCTCGGGCTGCGGTTCACCGACTTCTGGTTCACCCCCGGCCACGAACGCGACCAGGACTTCTACCTCGACGTCGTCCGCGTCCGCCGCGACGGCCCGCGCTGGGTCGCCACCGACCTCTACGTCGACATCGTCCTCAAGGACAAGCTGTCGCTGCGGGTGATCGACACCGACGAGCTCCTCGAAGCCCACGCCGCCGGTCTCGTCACCGCCGAAGACGCGCAGTACGCCCTCGAAACCACCTACGCGGCGGTGGAGGGGCTGGCCGCGCACGGCTACGACCTCGCCGCCTGGCTGTCCACGAAGGACATCACGCTGACCTGGCGCCGGCACCCCTAG
- a CDS encoding DUF5685 family protein — MFGIIRPCRHRLSEGLHADWLAHLCGLCLTLRDEHGQLARVVTNYDGLIISALVEAQAPRGELRRDAGPCPLRGMRAASVARGEGAQLAAAVSLVLAAAKVDDHVEDRDGAFGRRPVALAARRVAARWASQGSSTGGRVGFDTSVLVEAVSRQGSLERSLGVGDSALAATEPAELATSAAFARTAELAGRPGNVAPLAEAGRLFGRVAHLLDAVEDHAADAAAGAWNPLRATGTSLDEARRLCDDAVLGVELALREAEFAKPGLVHALLVHELRQAVRRAFGHGSAHGHSHAHGPASGAGPVVGSGFGSGLTSGAGPVGGSTSDVESGQQPPPGWIGPGPTPPQHPQQPPPGWIGRGPTPQQYPHQPPGGPGSGVPQGFPPPGAPGPGGPGGRGPGGPGGPGGPGGPGGPGGPDGPDGPGDSHGPEPLDGKGGGLWYPKFAVPAKKRNFFLGCALTPYMCCTCQFCCRDPYPGPWSGKPHTTGGCDCGGCDCDCGCCDCCDCSC, encoded by the coding sequence ATGTTCGGGATCATCAGGCCGTGCCGGCATCGGCTGTCCGAAGGCCTGCACGCGGACTGGCTGGCCCACCTGTGCGGCCTGTGTCTGACGCTGCGTGACGAGCACGGGCAGCTCGCCCGCGTCGTCACGAACTACGACGGGCTGATCATCTCCGCGCTGGTCGAGGCACAGGCACCGCGAGGGGAGCTGCGCCGCGACGCTGGGCCGTGCCCGCTGCGGGGCATGCGGGCGGCATCGGTGGCACGCGGGGAGGGCGCCCAGCTCGCGGCGGCGGTGTCCCTGGTGCTGGCGGCGGCGAAGGTGGACGACCACGTCGAGGACCGCGACGGCGCTTTCGGCCGGCGTCCGGTGGCGCTGGCCGCGCGGCGGGTCGCGGCCCGGTGGGCGTCGCAGGGCAGCAGTACCGGCGGCCGGGTGGGGTTCGACACTTCGGTGCTGGTGGAGGCGGTCTCGCGGCAGGGTTCGCTGGAGCGGTCTCTCGGGGTGGGGGATTCGGCGCTCGCCGCGACCGAGCCCGCCGAGCTGGCCACCTCCGCGGCTTTCGCGCGGACGGCGGAGCTGGCCGGGCGCCCGGGGAACGTGGCCCCGCTGGCGGAGGCGGGCCGCCTGTTCGGCCGGGTGGCGCACTTGCTGGACGCGGTCGAGGACCACGCGGCGGACGCGGCGGCGGGAGCGTGGAACCCGTTGCGGGCCACGGGAACTTCCCTGGACGAGGCGCGCCGGTTGTGCGATGACGCGGTGCTCGGGGTGGAACTGGCGTTGCGCGAAGCCGAGTTCGCGAAGCCGGGGCTGGTGCACGCACTGCTGGTCCACGAGCTGCGGCAAGCGGTTCGGCGCGCCTTCGGACACGGTTCGGCGCACGGCCACAGTCATGCCCACGGCCCGGCTTCCGGTGCCGGTCCGGTGGTGGGAAGCGGCTTCGGGTCTGGCCTGACCTCCGGCGCTGGTCCGGTGGGTGGAAGCACCTCGGATGTCGAGTCCGGGCAGCAGCCGCCGCCCGGGTGGATCGGGCCGGGGCCCACTCCACCCCAGCACCCGCAGCAGCCTCCGCCGGGCTGGATCGGCCGGGGGCCGACGCCCCAGCAGTACCCGCACCAGCCGCCGGGCGGTCCGGGGTCCGGTGTGCCGCAGGGCTTTCCGCCGCCCGGCGCACCCGGCCCGGGCGGACCTGGTGGCCGCGGGCCCGGCGGCCCTGGTGGACCCGGCGGCCCAGGAGGTCCCGGTGGTCCAGGCGGCCCCGATGGCCCCGATGGACCCGGCGATTCCCACGGCCCGGAGCCGCTCGACGGCAAAGGCGGCGGCCTCTGGTACCCGAAGTTCGCCGTCCCGGCGAAGAAGCGCAACTTCTTCCTCGGCTGCGCGCTCACTCCCTACATGTGCTGCACCTGCCAATTCTGCTGCCGCGATCCCTATCCTGGGCCGTGGAGCGGGAAACCGCACACGACCGGCGGCTGCGACTGCGGCGGCTGTGACTGCGACTGTGGTTGCTGCGACTGCTGTGACTGCAGTTGCTGA
- a CDS encoding carboxymuconolactone decarboxylase family protein, whose product MTMDDLHDRGRETFAGLVDGGAERLDALFATVPALGELAVGTVYGHLHERPALDARTREAATLAAIVAAGMVGPPLSVHLRTGLASGLSPAEICEVVVQTAAFAGFPRAVSAADQLNRLFEGHGLPIPPPPSPREVVLTYLAEPEAEVAEVLGEFPRTEVQATGPDRVLVSCFGDAPVPGAVLHCAVTGGEVTSVTVFRPS is encoded by the coding sequence ATGACGATGGACGACCTGCACGACCGGGGCCGCGAGACCTTCGCCGGGCTCGTCGACGGCGGCGCGGAGCGGCTCGACGCGTTGTTCGCCACCGTCCCGGCGCTGGGCGAGCTGGCGGTCGGCACCGTCTACGGCCACCTGCACGAACGCCCGGCCCTGGACGCCCGGACGCGGGAGGCGGCCACCCTGGCGGCGATCGTCGCGGCGGGGATGGTCGGGCCGCCGCTGAGCGTCCACCTCCGCACCGGCCTCGCCTCGGGGCTTTCGCCGGCCGAGATCTGCGAAGTCGTCGTCCAGACGGCCGCCTTCGCGGGCTTCCCGCGTGCGGTTTCGGCCGCCGACCAGCTGAACCGCCTCTTCGAAGGCCACGGCCTGCCGATCCCGCCTCCGCCGTCGCCGCGTGAGGTCGTGCTGACGTACCTCGCGGAGCCCGAAGCCGAGGTCGCCGAGGTGCTCGGGGAATTCCCGCGCACCGAGGTCCAGGCGACCGGACCCGACCGGGTGCTCGTCTCGTGTTTCGGGGACGCCCCCGTGCCCGGTGCCGTCCTGCACTGCGCCGTGACCGGCGGCGAAGTCACGTCCGTCACGGTGTTCCGACCCTCCTGA